The proteins below are encoded in one region of Coffea arabica cultivar ET-39 chromosome 4c, Coffea Arabica ET-39 HiFi, whole genome shotgun sequence:
- the LOC113739929 gene encoding small ribosomal subunit protein mL104 (rPPR9), which yields MKVTTKAFFVISQIQYQPDWQPTTQDTFRYRAGIRNRPVYSKRSPKPPKTPRWGAFQTPPFLPGLLDALHTLKMPKPTFPLPPLHLRKLLRSFSSSVIVTRQRTPKHLFLSQSPPPLHHPFSHPITITRAANASHFLLHHPFSLRRFCASSSSPTDDDLSATERDPFAEEETLAQSLAYELLKDPDLESLSLSQRLDLSFAHVTLTPSLVFNTLSLSLDAGRTVLDFLKWVSSRPNAFDVDDELFSYFVDYFGRRKDFKAAHDVLVDGIGKTGWKSFESLVDRLVRAGRPTQAVALFEKMETEYGLKRNLDYLKLIVSKLCEHGFASYAEKMVKSLANEFFPDEYICDALIRGWCVDEKLDEAKRLAGEMYRGGFEISTLAYNAILDCVCRLCRKKDPFRLQSEAQKVLVEMEEIGVPRDVETFNVLINNLCKIRMTEDAMKLFYRMGEWGCYPNETTFILLIRSLYQAARVGEGDEMIDRMKSAGYGDALDKKEYYGLLKILCGIERIDHAMTVFVKMKEDGCKPGIKTYDLLMGKLCAHGRLDKANVLYKEAESNGVPVEPKAYKLDPRFVKKKPTAVKKEKKRETLPEKMARKRRTLKKLRLSYVKKPKRMMR from the coding sequence CAGACTCCACCATTTCTCCCCGGTCTGTTAGACGCACTGCACACACTGAAAATGCCTAAACCCACCTTCCCGTTACCCCCTCTCCACCTTCGGAAACTTCTCCGCTCCTTTTCTTCATCAGTAATAGTCACCAGACAACGGACCCCTAAACATCTCTTCCTCTCCCAATCTCCACCACCGCTCCACCACCCATTTTCCCACCCCATTACCATTACCCGTGCCGCCAATGCCAGCCACTTTCTGTTGCACCACCCCTTTTCCTTGAGACGCTTCTgcgcctcctcctcctcccctaCCGATGATGATTTATCAGCAACAGAGAGGGACCCTTTTGCAGAAGAAGAAACACTTGCCCAGTCTCTTGCTTATGAGCTTCTCAAAGACCCAGATTTGGAATCCTTGTCCTTATCTCAAAGATTGGATCTCTCTTTTGCACATGTAACTCTGACGCCTTCCTTGGTTTTTAACACACTCAGTCTTTCCCTTGATGCTGGGCGGACAGTTCTTGATTTTCTCAAATGGGTAAGTTCAAGACCCAATGCTTTTGATGTTGACGATGAATTATTTTCCTATTTTGTGGATTATTTTGGGAGGAGGAAGGATTTTAAGGCTGCCCATGATGTTCTTGTTGATGGGATTGGAAAAACTGGGTGGAAATcctttgaatctttggttgatAGGCTAGTTAGGGCCGGCCGGCCCACGCAAGCTGTAGCATTGTTTGAGAAAATGGAGACGGAATATGGGCTGAAGAGAAATTTGGATTATTTGAAACTGATCGTGTCCAAGCTCTGTGAACATGGTTTTGCTAGTTATGCtgagaaaatggtgaaaagtTTGGCTAATGAGTTTTTCCCTGATGAGTACATCTGTGATGCTTTGATTAGAGGGTGGTGTGTTGATGAGAAACTGGACGAGGCGAAGAGGTTAGCTGGAGAAATGTATAGGGGAGGGTTTGAGATTAGTACTTTGGCTTATAATGCTATTCTCGATTGTGTGTGTAGGCTTTGTAGGAAAAAGGATCCGTTTCGTCTTCAATCTGAGGCTCAGAAGGTGTTGGTGGAGATGGAAGAGATAGGCGTTCCACGAGACGTGGAGACCTTCAATGTGTTGATTAATAACTTGTGTAAGATTAGGATGACAGAGGATGCCATGAAATTGTTTTATAGGATGGGTGAGTGGGGGTGTTATCCAAACGAAACAACATTTATTTTGTTGATTAGGAGTTTGTATCAAGCAGCCAGGGTCGGAGAGGGTGATGAAATGATTGATAGAATGAAATCGGCGGGGTATGGGGATGCACTTGATAAAAAAGAATATTATGGGTTGCTGAAGATATTGTGCGGGATTGAGAGGATTGATCATGCTATGACTGTCTTTGTGAAAATGAAAGAGGATGGTTGCAAGCCAGGGATCAAGACTTATGACTTGTTGATGGGGAAATTATGTGCTCATGGGAGATTGGATAAAGCAAATGTTCTCTACAAGGAAGCAGAGAGTAATGGGGTGCCTGTTGAACCCAAAGCTTATAAGTTAGATCCTaggtttgtaaagaagaaaccTACTGCtgtgaagaaggagaagaagagggAAACTTTGCCTGAGAAAATGGCTAGGAAAAGGAGAACTCTTAAGAAGCTTAGACTAAGTTATGTAAAGAAGCCAAAGCGAATGATGCGTTGA